From the Actinomadura luzonensis genome, the window GCCACGACCGGGCCGCGGACGGCTCGCTGCGGGTCACCCGGCCGTGGAAGGCGTGGCCGGCCGGCTCGCGCGCCAACGACCCGGGCGGCGGCGCCGCCTCCTCGGTCCGCGACCTGCTGCGGTGGGCCGCCTTCCACCTGCGCGACGGAGAGGGCGTGCTGCCCGCGGGCCGGCTGCGGGAGATGCGGGAGCCGACGGTCGCGCTGCGGGCCAGCTCGCTCGGCGACGCCTTCGGCGTGTGCTGGTTCGTCAAGGACATCGGCGGCGTCCGCACGGTCGGGCACGGCGGGTCGGGCAACGGCCAGTTCGCCGAGCTGCTGCTCGTGCCCGAGCACGACTTCGCCGTCGTCTCGCTGGCCAACGCGGGGCCGGACGGCTACCTGTTCAACCAGGAGGTGGTCCGCTGGGCGCTGGAGCACCACCTCGGCGTGGTGGAGCGCGAGCCCGAGCCGGCCCCGTACGACGCCGCGCGGGCGCGCGAGGTCGCCGGCCACTACGAGATCGACGCGATGAACCTGGACCTCGCCACCGACGGCGCCCGGCTCACCCTGGAGGTCGGGATCAAGCCGGAGATCCGCCGCGCCTCGGACACCGAGATGCCCGCCGACTACCCTCCGGCCGCCATCGGCTTCCTGCCCGGCGGGGACGGCGACGAGTACGTCATCACCGAGGGCGGCCTGAAGGGCCAGCGCGGCTTCTTCACCCGCGACGAGCGCGGCGCGGTGGTCGGGGTGGACCTCGCCGGGCGGCTGTTCGGCCGCACGGCGGGCGCCTGAGTGTCAGCCGAGCCGGATCACGTTCCACGAGACCGGCGGCAGCAGCACCGTCAGCGGGTCCTGCTCGACGTCGGGGTTGGGGCGGGGGGCGACCCGGCCGGGGTCGTCGGCGGTGTTGCGGGCGTAGGGGTCGGGCCCGGCGAGGGTGGTGGCCTCGACGATCCGGGGAGCGCCGAGCGCGCGGGCGTCGAGCCGCAGGGACAGCGGCCGGTCGGTGGAGCGGTTGATCGCGAAGACCGTGGTCCCCGCGTCCGGGTCGTGGGTGGCCACGGCGTGCAGCAGCGGCGCCTCGCCGTACTCGGCGGTCTCGTACGCCGGGCAGACCGGCTCGACGCGCAGCACGTCGCCGGCGGCGTACCGGCTGGCCTGGGCGAACGGGTGGAAGGTGGTCTGCGTCCAGGCCCGGCCGCCCGGCTCGGTCACGATCGGCGCGATCACGTTGACGAGCTGGGCCAGCGAGGCGGCGCGCACCCGGTCGCTGTTGCGCAGGAGGGTGATCAGCAGGCCGCCGACGGCGACCGCGTCGGCCAGGCTGTAGTGGTCCTCCAGCAGCGGCGGCGCGACCGGCCAGTCGGTGGGCGGCGCGGCGTCCTGGAAGCGGGACAGGTACCAGACGTTCCACTCGTCGAAGGAGATGTCGATCTTCTTGCGGGACTTCAGCTTCGCGCCCACGTGGTCGGCGGTGGCCGCCACCGAGCCGATGAAGTACTCCATGTCGCTCGCGCAGGCGAGGAAGCTGCCGAGGTCGCCGTTCTTCTCCTCGTAGTAGGCGTGGCAGGAGATGTAGTCGACGACGTCGTAGGTCTCGGTCAGGACCTCGGCCTCCCAGGAGCCGAACGTCGGCATGGACGAGCCGGAGCTGCCGCAGGCGACCAGCTCCAGGCCGGGGTCCAGCATGCGCATGGCGCGGGCGGTCTCGGCGGCCAGCCGGCCGTACTCGCGGGCGGTCTTGTGGCCGGTCTGCCAGGGGCCGTCCAGCTCGTTGCCGAGGCACCACATGCGAATGCCGTACGGCTCCTTGGCGCCGCCCGCGATGCGCCGCTCCGACAGCGTCGTGCCGGACGGGTGGTTGCAGTACTCCAGCAGGTCGAGGGCGGCCTCGATGCCGCGGGTGCCGAGGTTGACGGCCATCATCGGCTCCACGCCGGCCTTGCCGCACCAGCGCAGGAACTCGTCCACGCCGACCTCGTTGGTCTCGGTGCTGTGCCAGGCGAGGTCGAGGCGGCGCGGGCGCTGCTCGCGCGGCCCCACGCCGTCCTCCCAGCGGTAGCCGGAGACGAAGTTGCCGCCCGGGTAGCGGACCGTGGACACGCCGAGCCGCCGGGTCAGCTCCAGCACGTCGCCGCGGAAGCCGTCCTCGTCGGCGGTGGGGTGGCCGGGCTCGTAGATGCCGGTGTAGACGCACCGGCCGAGGTGCTCGACGAAGGCGCCGAAGGTGCGCCGCCGCACCGGGGCCACGCGGAAGGCGGGATCGATCGTGAGGTGTGCCGTGTGCACTGCTGGCTCCTGGGGGTCCGATCGTCGGGGTGCTTGTTAACGTTCTCATAAGGGACGCGACCCCGGCTGCCCCCGCCGCCCGCTGAGGGTCCGGTGACCTTTCCCGCCGGCGGCGGGAGGGGTCACCGGGTGCGGGCGACGAGGAGGGCGATGTCGTCCTCCGCCGGGCGGTCGCGCAACATGCTGCGCACGACGTGGGAGCAGAAGACCTCCAGCGGCAGCGGGGCGCGGGCGAGCGCGGCGCCGAGCCGGTCGATGCCCGCCTCGATGTCGGCCTCGCGGGTCTCGATGAGGCCGTCGGTGTAGAGCGCGATCACGCTGCCCGCGGCCAGCTCCACCTCCAGCGCCTCGAAGGCGCCGACGCCCAGGCCGACGGGGGTGCCGCTGGGCGGGCGGGGGAAGGTGACCGCGCCGTCCGGGGCGACGACGGCGGGCGGCGGGTGGCCGGCCGTGGCCATCGAGCAGCGCCGGGTGGCGGGGTCGTAGACGGCGTAGAGGCAGGTGGCTCCCGTCGCGTCGAACGGCAGGCCGCTGGTGTCGTCCTCCTCGGCCAGCCGGACGACCAGGTCGTCCAGGCGGGCCAGCACCTCCCCCGGCGGCAGGTCCAGGTACGCCAGCGTGCGGACGGCGGTGCGCATCCGCCCCATGGTGGCCGCGGCGTCGATGCCGTGCCCGGTCACGTCCCCGACGACCAGCGCGACCCGGC encodes:
- a CDS encoding serine hydrolase domain-containing protein; this encodes MSRTARGAAGQEPRRSIMSLSEFVAQAAGKYGVPGAAAGILADGREIHAAHGVTSVDNPLPVDAGTLFHLASVTKTFTATALVRLAAEGRVDLAAPVRRYVPELRLADADSAARITVLNLLNHTSGLEWNLLDGDDEDGSLAAFVARLEELPLIAPPGVRASYSQAGYNLAGRVIERVTGLPFAKAVASLVLEPAGLPGTFFDLDEVVVRRFAAGHDRAADGSLRVTRPWKAWPAGSRANDPGGGAASSVRDLLRWAAFHLRDGEGVLPAGRLREMREPTVALRASSLGDAFGVCWFVKDIGGVRTVGHGGSGNGQFAELLLVPEHDFAVVSLANAGPDGYLFNQEVVRWALEHHLGVVEREPEPAPYDAARAREVAGHYEIDAMNLDLATDGARLTLEVGIKPEIRRASDTEMPADYPPAAIGFLPGGDGDEYVITEGGLKGQRGFFTRDERGAVVGVDLAGRLFGRTAGA
- the arfA gene encoding arabinosylfuranosidase ArfA, whose protein sequence is MHTAHLTIDPAFRVAPVRRRTFGAFVEHLGRCVYTGIYEPGHPTADEDGFRGDVLELTRRLGVSTVRYPGGNFVSGYRWEDGVGPREQRPRRLDLAWHSTETNEVGVDEFLRWCGKAGVEPMMAVNLGTRGIEAALDLLEYCNHPSGTTLSERRIAGGAKEPYGIRMWCLGNELDGPWQTGHKTAREYGRLAAETARAMRMLDPGLELVACGSSGSSMPTFGSWEAEVLTETYDVVDYISCHAYYEEKNGDLGSFLACASDMEYFIGSVAATADHVGAKLKSRKKIDISFDEWNVWYLSRFQDAAPPTDWPVAPPLLEDHYSLADAVAVGGLLITLLRNSDRVRAASLAQLVNVIAPIVTEPGGRAWTQTTFHPFAQASRYAAGDVLRVEPVCPAYETAEYGEAPLLHAVATHDPDAGTTVFAINRSTDRPLSLRLDARALGAPRIVEATTLAGPDPYARNTADDPGRVAPRPNPDVEQDPLTVLLPPVSWNVIRLG